The Argentina anserina chromosome 3, drPotAnse1.1, whole genome shotgun sequence genome includes a region encoding these proteins:
- the LOC126786939 gene encoding receptor-like protein EIX2: MTYAWLPPFNLRELYIKNCRVGPGFPAWLRSQLVEVFLKNTGISGRIPDEWFLKISSEVKDMRILSLRNNQFSGGFPHEWSLWSNICVVDVSNNTLYGNIPSSMGIPSSLLILKMDDNHFRGEVPSSLQNCSSLFDLDFSGNKLNGILPTWIGSKLSNLQVLQLGSNFLNGNIPQELCTLQFLHILNLGRNNISGTIPTCLSNLTNLVVGLSSSSFSVNHRANYDEFTRVFMKGTEFGYTGDHTLNLVMSIDFSSNTLEGEIPEGMSSLVKLISLNLSRNQLIGKIPWKFGNLTNLESVDLSHNHII, translated from the exons ATGACTTATGCGTGGCTTCCCCCATTCAACCTCCGTGAACTGTACATTAAAAACTGCAGAGTGGGTCCTGGATTTCCAGCATGGCTTCGATCTCAACTCGTTGAGGTCTTCCTTAAAAATACTGGAATTTCTGGTCGAATCCCTGATGAATGGTTCTTGAAGATATCTTCTGAG GTGAAAGATATGAGAATCCTGTCTCTAAGAAACAATCAGTTTTCTGGAGGGTTCCCTCACGAATGGAGTCTGTGGAGCAACATATGTGTCGTGGATGTCTCGAATAACACTCTCTATGGTAATATTCCCAGTTCAATGGGCATCCCAAGCTCACTTCTAATTTTAAAGATGGACGACAATCATTTTCGAGGAGAAGTTCCTTCTTCCTTGCAGAATTGCTCTTCTTTGTTTGATCTTGACTTCAGTGGCAATAAGCTCAATGGAATCCTACCTACATGGATTGGATCAAAGCTATCTAATTTGCAAGTTTTACAACTGGGATCCAATTTTCTAAACGGAAATATTCCCCAAGAGTTGTGCACTCTTCAGTTCCTTCATATCCTAAACCTAGGCCGGAACAATATTTCAGGAACTATTCCCACATGTTTGAGTAATTTGACTAATCTGGTCGTTGGCTTATCAAGTTCGTCGTTTTCAGTAAATCATCGTGCTAATTACGACGAGTTTACAAGAGTTTTCATGAAAGGAACAGAATTTGGATATACCGGTGATCATACATTAAATTTGGTGATGAGCATTGATTTTTCGTCTAATACGTTAGAAGGTGAAATCCCTGAAGGTATGAGCTCTCTCGTTAAATTGATTTCCTTGAACTTATCGAGGAACCAATTGATCGGAAAGATTCCATGGAAGTTCGGAAACTTAACCAACTTGGAAAGTGTTGATCTCTCACACAACCACATCATATGA
- the LOC126789036 gene encoding ycf3-interacting protein 1, chloroplastic, which produces MTTYSQLLQLAPLASHAPSSSSLSSQTPPVWFHHCHCHPARPQLTLRHRSRPTVLLAGNPYRNLQVSSSSSSSWTTQQDQDNEEEDENDDEEEEEESDPTPDDLEYISQIKRVLELLKKNRDMIFNEVKLTIAIEDIREVERRRLLGIEDPDAPTREELAAVLEEVNEGKIPKNKLALKVLAEEMNRWPNLEVQIKPAKKKPGKSLYARVTDTGIDLKEAAKRLNIDWDTAAEIDDADVKDESDVPSVVGYGALYLVTLFPVIIGVSVVLILFYNSLQ; this is translated from the exons ATGACGACTTATTCCCAATTGCTTCAACTGGCGCCACTTGCATCACACGCTCCCTCATCTTCATCTCTTTCGTCCCAAACTCCCCCTGTCTGGTTCCATCACTGCCACTGCCACCCTGCACGGCCTCAGCTCACTCTCCGCCATCGCTCAAGGCCCACAGTGCTCCTCGCCGGAAACCCATATAGGAACTTGCAAGTTTCAtcgtcttcatcttcatcgtGGACTACCCAACAAGACCAGgacaatgaagaagaagatgaaaacgatgacgaagaagaagaagaagaaagtgacCCTACCCCTGACGACCTCGAATACATCAGCCAAATCAAACGG GTGTTGGAACTGCTTAAGAAGAACAGAGACATGATTTTCAATGAG GTTAAGCTTACTATTGCGATTGAGGACATAAGAGAAGTTGAGCGAAGGAGACTTCTTGGTATTGAGGATCCTGATGCTCCCACCAGGGAAGAGTTGGCTGctgttcttgaagaa GTGAATGAGGGAAAAATCCCCAAAAATAAACTTGCGCTTAAAGTGCTAGCTGAGGAAATGAATCGATGGCCCAATCTAGAG GTTCAGATTAAACCAGCAAAGAAAAAGCCAGGGAAATCACTCTATGCAAGAGTCACAGACACTGGTATTGATCTTAAAGAGGCTGCTAAGAGATTGAACATTGATTGGGATACAGCTGCAGAGATTGATGATGCTGATGTTAAGGATGAGTCAGATGTGCCTTCAGTTGTG GGCTACGGAGCACTGTACTTGGTCACGCTTTTTCCAGTCATTATCGGTGTATCAGTggtattaattttattttacaatTCACTCCAGTAG